In Juglans microcarpa x Juglans regia isolate MS1-56 chromosome 1S, Jm3101_v1.0, whole genome shotgun sequence, the genomic stretch aaatctaaaacgaGGTACTGAAAACATTTAGAGTTGAATCCCTGATATCTCGTTTAAgaatgattttgattttaatatgtACTTTTGTCTCCCATTCTTTTGTACTTGTCAATGATTTTGAGCCCAAGTAACTTGCAATGTATTTGTTGTGGCATCACCTTATTGGATGTTTACTAGGTATACTGCAATGCAACAATGACTCCAACAATTTCGTTTGGTTTATGCATGTGTTATATGCCGCATTGGCTCTGAAGTTTCTAGTTCGGTAGCGTTTTCTTTAATATTGGCTTTTCCTTCTAAGACTTGAAGATGTCGGCAAGCCGAAATCAGAGGTTGCTATGAAGCATGTCATGGAAGGAGTCTGTGGTGTCAATATCAACCCCCATTATTACCGAATTGAGACAAAGACATTGATTTTTTCAGTGATTCAGTATTGTGCCTCTTGGTCTTGATTCGATTGAGGCTTGGAGCTACATCAATGCTGTAGCTTGTGGTTTTCTTGGTATGCATCTATAACCCATCTCATTCGTGTTGCTATAATCAGCACTACTCACTTTTGGGCATCTCAATTGCTACAGTCTGTTATGGAGTTTTCTTGTAAAATGCTATGTAAAAGCAAATGCCGAAAGGCTTACATGAGCCTTGGTACTGATCGGCAGCCTCCTTAAACTTTCAGGCTGGATTCATTACGTATCATTCTCAAAAGCTTACTAGTTGTCACAAAACTCTGTTTGTGCTAATCTGCTGTCTCATTGTCGTTTGGGAAATCTAGAGTATGATTCTGATGATAACCCACGAGAAGCAACGACTAAACCTATGGTAGATGGTGGGACTGAAGGTTTCAAGGGCCGCTCTAGTGTTATTGTGTCAGGGGTCACACCATGCTTTGAGTGCACCATTTGGCTTTCCCCGTATGCACCCTTGCTGAAACTCCTAGAACTGCTGCTCATTGTATTGAATATGCTCACTTAATCAAGTGGGATGAGGTAATTAATTGCTCATCatttgttcttttccttttccttttccttttcctgaACTGTTGATTTTGAGCTGATTTCTGGTTCTCTAAACATGCATCTTATTTGTAGGTTCATAGAGGAAAGGCTTTTGATCCAGATGATCCAGAACATATGAGGTGGATCTATAATGAGGTTGATAAAATACTGTTATTgagtgttttgttttaatattgcTTTCACTATTGGTCATCCTGTTTATGCTACCTTATCTTATAGGCTGTCAAGAGAGCTGAGCTTTTTGGCAGGCATTCCTGGAGTCACATAGTCTTACTCAGGTATATTTATTGTCTAGGATGTAATTTCTTAAAAgcttaatttttattctattttctgTGTAATTACCCTGTGGTTTGGCTCTGGTGTTGTTTGGCTATCCCATGTCTTAAGAATCTATTTATAATTACTTTGCTGTTTGGCGCCCTCTGTACCTGTTTGTTATTAGAACTATTgctgttaagaatataatataaataattaaatatacattttcCTATCAGTTTAAGTTTAtaggacaagtggtgatttctcaTGTTATGAGAGCAGATGTCCTGAGTTTAAACTCTGACTCTACACTTCACcccattaattaaatattccacgcGAGGAGGAGTTTGGTCTTACTTATTAAGGTGGAGTTTGGCCAACATGCGAGGGGGAGTGTTAAggatataatattagtaattaaATCTATCTCGTCTCATTAGATTAGGCTTTtgagacaagtggtgatttctgaagtgcgaaaagtgtttttttaatatcttttccAATGTTCTCAAGAACTCTTTGGGGGTTCAAGATTTGGATATTTAGCTTATAGAAGTGGCTCCACCTTGATGTTTACAGGGTGTTGTGAAGAATATTATTCCAGCTTTTGCTTCCACCAATGCAATTATATCAGCTGCATGTGCACTTGAAACATTGAAGCTTGCATCAAGATGCTGAAAAACTATATCAAACTCTTTAACATGGGTCCAACAAGAAGACCTCTGCTCTGAGAAAATTACGCATTGTTTTTTAGGGAGTTGATGGGGTTACAGACATGGAAATATGGCTGTTGGTGTCTTCCACTTGAAAATTTAGTGCAATGAAAGGTCAACTGGTGAGGCCTAGGTTTAGTTCCATTTGGTTCTATAAAATATTCTTCCATAAATGACTGTTCTATAGAATATTTGAAGCCATGGATTCCTTATGAAGAGAGCAATAAAAATTGCACAGTTCTTGACCGTCATGCATAACTTGCTCAGATTAGATCAAACATGCACGAGTAATGCCATAGACTCGTGCATGGCATTAGTTTCTCGCCGGGATATTTTTAGACTCTAAACTATCTAATATCAGTGCATCTGATGTGTCTGTGTCCGCGTGCTTTGCATCAAACCTTAGAATCATGTCTACATATGCCATAGATATATCCACCGTTTCAGATGCAATAGATATATTGCTGCGTTTGGATGCTGAGGCGATCTCAGATTATCTGAGTTGATCTGTAAATAGCAGTATTTTGTGAGTCCCATTGCGATGTgtttgaaagtaaatatgttgagatatgtgtttaaatgtatggagtaggttgagataggttgaacttttttatgagacgttaaaaaaatagtagattcCATCAATTATTGGTTTGAGATGGGTTGATGTAAGTTTGTGTTCCAAACATAAAACCTCTCAGCTATACAGATATTAATACTTGTTTCCCATAAGAGAACTGATTAGAAATTGACCATACAGTATACATGTTGGCAGCTCATAACATTCTGTCATCAAATTGTCAACTGCAACCAGGAATCCCCCTCCAACATCAAAGGAAGAACCCGAATATGATTAATAGCGCATGCAAAATTCACAACTACAATCTAGCATTGCAATCCAATAAATGATGAAAGACGTGATAGATAATGCTCATTTCATGGTATgattaataataacaaatatcatATTGAGGTTCACGACCCATGCATCTGCACCATTATGTTAGGAATGAGCGGGTCCCATGGCCAGCCAGAAAACAGTGTGGAATGTGGACCACACTGACAGCCATATCATGCAGTGTTTGCTTTCCGGAGGAGCGAAGTAGCTGCCACTGAGGTATGATGTTTAAGAGAACGAGTGGAGAAGAGTAATTGATGCAACATGTTAAATAAATGCTTGGAGCTGAACCAGCAGGCCAGATACCCTAGCAATTtgcactctttttcttttttgtgagtTAGAAAATAGTATTCTAATTTCTTACAACTCTAGGTTGATGGTCCATGACCTTTCAAGTTCATGCAGAGCTGTGCCGACAGTATCCATCTTCTTAATTTATGGGTATCGGCCCACGCTATTAGGCCTTCACTGCTCGACAACGATGCCCTGTGGCAAATGACTCTGATTGACCTGGTCCTCGTACAGAttggagaatttaagaaagaTACATGAAATAACTTAGAACATTTAtcattgaaaaaatctatttatctatttttttatcatatttttatcatctattGATAcgacattagatgataaatttataaattaatataataaataatctctaatcatctaacatcacatcatgagatgatgagaattgagatgatgaatagcgGATGATTAATCCATTTTTCCCCTTCTATGAGCAAGTGattaaggcttggtttgggtagtgagaatacctgtgaagtgttgagaatgtttgtgaatagtagtgaaaaagtaataaaaaagtaataataaaatattaaaaaataggtgaaaagtaatgaatagtaaaaaaataggtaaaaagtaataataaagtaaagaatagtaatgagagtacctcaagtactctcacttgccaaacacatcCTAAGCCAGTACCGGCCCTACTCTTGCaaggtcctttttttttttttttttgtttaatttttgttcTCTTCATATTTGCATTAGTCTCTGTCATCAGTTTTATATTTGATATCTTGTAATTGAGTTTTGCATAAGAAGTACTGAAGTTTCCTTGTGGCATTTGGGaatttctgttgtttttttttttttttaagtgcaaCCCATTGGTCcctttagcattttcctttggGAAAAACGTTGGGAGAGATTGTGCTCCTTGACAGTCTGAGAGTGGTAGAGACGTCTATCTTGGATCAGATATCTGGTTAATGTGGGTTCTTGCCGGCTGTTCCTCATCTCTTTCTTGGAACTGGATTATATCGTAAAAAGTGGGACTTAGCCAGTTTGGCCAACTACATCCAAGGCCCCACCACACCTCATGCACATCCCCTACCCTTCTACTACGCCATCTACTGCATGCCCCCACTCCCCCCACCTTTTCCTATTTAAACCTACTTATCCCATTGCATTGGAGAGAAGCCTAAGAGAAGATATTACTGAAAAAAGTTGagagaataaaaagattatttcttttttggccTTGTACCAATTACACAACATGGAAGTGGCCATGGAAGTAGAAGATGATCTGTTCTTCGCAGATTTAAGCAAGCAAATCTCTCTTCTAATTATggacgaggaggaggaggaccCAGTTGCAAACTTTCCAGTTTCTCTTCAGGTTCTTCATAGTCTCCATCTCGATCTTGAAACGTTTAGGAGGTATATATGAGTTTTCGTATACGTATGTCCACATGCATATAGTAATTTCGAAGTGTGGTGAATTATACAGGAATTCTCTCGAGAAATCCATCCGCCAGAAAGATTACCTCCAATTCTCTGTGTGCAAACATGCCGGAGAGAAAGCAAAGGGACCGGAGTTTTCATCCCTCAGTCATCACTGCCGAGAAGGAAGAAGCGCAGACAAGGAAGATTTGCTTCTTACAACGCAATATCCCGCAGAAAGCCTGATACTACAGGGATGGCCGTTTCCCAAGCGTCTTCCAACCATTCTTTTAGGCCAAAAAAAGGTTGAGTACCAGAGATCCGGCCTTTGagtttatataaaagtaatatataatCCTTAACATATATAGCCATAATTCTTAggattttaattaatatttttgtgtgtatatatatatatatatatatatatatgtacatggaAAAGCTAGCTATATAAAGCTGTTCACTGTTGAGGTGGAGATCTGGGTTCGCCAAAGGTTTCCAACCCACCAATAACATGAATGGATGTTATTCAGTCTGATACAGGGCAAGCTTTTCATGTATGGCTATTAATGCAAATCTAATTAATTGCCCATGAAAAAATTGCTGCAGCATTAAATTGTGGACCTCgtaaaaatgaccattttgaCAGATAACAACGAGCAAACTATTTAAGAAGACAGATGGCCGCCACTTGTACAATATTTCCTGTATGGAGAATCTTTtgtgtgttgggggggggggggggggggggggggggggggggggggggtctcaTGTGTACCCGTACGCATATTCTCCTCCTTCAgataaaagatttcaaaacaaaaactcgATTGGCTTTTATCTAGgagttgtctttttttttttccgaataataatatacacgcaatatattacataataatattataaaataaaaatatttttataaaattatattactttttataagatattttataaaaatatttttcatttaaaatataattacgtAAAacgttataaaaaatattatatgtaaatcattttcttttttcgtctgctactttctttcttctctctcgtattattatttcaacaaacacaaaaatatcCAAAGCAGCCACCATAAAAAGACCCAGACCAGATGAGAGGTTGGAGCTTCGATCCTCATCTCTCctcctttttctctctaatttttttttttattattatttttttaattttgtatatttttcttttaaagtagggtgaaatatagatatattattcTTCGAAGCCTTGCGCATCCACCATGCACCCCAGTAAGATTCTCAAGACGCTGATCCTTCAGACGGGTGAAGAATCTAGTTGAACGGATCGGCTTGTAAGCCACACGCACAGTTCAAAGTGTGTGCATGACATCCACGCGCCACCGTAACGGGAGCTTTATCGCCGCCATGCGCGGCATTTTTAGGACCAAGACCATTGATTTCTTTAGACTCGACTGTCCACTGTACTTCCAGGGTGACGCATGTCCCTCACGCATCACTACAATCCCTgtgtttgtttctttaatttccTCTAAGATTGGAAATGCAGATCTACAACTTTTCAAGCTGcatttcactcttttttcatAGAATGAAAATCTTCTCCTCCTCTAGAGGGTAGGGTTTGAAATCTCTACTTTAGGCAGAGTGCGGTTTCTAGacggtttgtctgtagagagttcTAGAAATTAAGAccatattagttataaaatgaatttgtgTATTGATGAAATCTCAATCATGAGTAGTTAGCTTATAATCTAAATTTTTTCTGTACGTATCAGTCACAACTGTAACTTTACTCTCACAAATAAATGCAatctatttctaaaaaaaattaatataaaaaatgacaagaaGGAGAATAATTCATGTTTTTCCACGGACAAAAAGGAGAGTACAAGGTTTCTGAAAGAAAAAGACACTAATGATATTCTATCTCATTCTTATCGCATTGTGCTAATGTATGATCTTGCGGTTGATTAAAACGCCACGTCAATACAGTATGATGAGTATAGGATAATAATATGGTATACGGTATAGCtcgaacaaaaaaatattatgtactaAAAAGTATGGTACATGAACAACTTTATGATGCAGCATTTGCCCTGACTTGGAAAGAATCTCACCATCTTAAAAGGGAGATGATCAGTTTATAACATCTTTTTGGAGGGTCGAAATAGACTAGAGATTaa encodes the following:
- the LOC121246806 gene encoding uncharacterized protein LOC121246806 — translated: MEVAMEVEDDLFFADLSKQISLLIMDEEEEDPVANFPVSLQEFSREIHPPERLPPILCVQTCRRESKGTGVFIPQSSLPRRKKRRQGRFASYNAISRRKPDTTGMAVSQASSNHSFRPKKVG